In Bremerella cremea, one DNA window encodes the following:
- a CDS encoding sulfite oxidase-like oxidoreductase, with amino-acid sequence MTPEEHDRAKYQSSGFPSPQDIDDQEVIVSRDTFRDNRIPPGQSRTKKWPVLHATTVPEVTLETWSLRVFGLVERELHFNWEQFQALPRVKVFADFHCVTQWSRLGNLWEGVATKTLLDQAGVQSEAKFVICHGFDNGWTTNIPLEEFLHEDCLLADTHDGMAINANHGGPVRGIVPRLYAWKGAKWIKAIELSATDEPGYWERAGYHSLGDPWQEQRFGSDEVPPGFYS; translated from the coding sequence ATGACGCCTGAAGAACACGATCGCGCGAAATACCAAAGCAGTGGATTCCCGAGCCCGCAAGACATTGACGATCAAGAGGTGATCGTCAGCCGGGATACTTTTCGCGATAATCGCATTCCGCCCGGGCAAAGCCGGACGAAGAAGTGGCCGGTGCTGCACGCGACGACCGTCCCAGAGGTTACGCTAGAAACCTGGTCGCTGCGTGTGTTTGGCCTGGTCGAGCGTGAACTGCATTTCAACTGGGAACAATTCCAAGCCCTGCCCCGTGTGAAAGTGTTCGCCGACTTTCATTGTGTAACGCAGTGGTCTCGGTTGGGTAACTTATGGGAAGGAGTTGCGACGAAAACTTTGCTGGACCAAGCTGGGGTGCAGTCGGAAGCCAAATTTGTTATCTGCCATGGCTTCGATAACGGCTGGACGACCAATATCCCGCTAGAAGAATTCCTGCACGAAGACTGCCTGCTGGCCGACACCCATGACGGTATGGCAATCAACGCCAACCACGGCGGACCAGTACGAGGCATCGTCCCTCGGCTGTATGCTTGGAAGGGAGCCAAATGGATCAAAGCAATCGAACTATCAGCGACCGACGAGCCCGGATACTGGGAACGTGCCGGCTATCACAGCCTGGGCGATCCGTGGCAGGAACAACGCTTTGGCAGCGATGAGGTTCCACCTGGGTTTTATTCGTAA
- a CDS encoding GTPase, with protein MTAASAKTFAAVLTPPARGAIATVAVRGQAAVVWSDRFFTSFSKVPLCQAEVGRILVGQWQAEEEELGEELVVAKLAEDYVEIHCHGGVQASRRIVKHLESVGCEIGTWQQWTRREAADAIVAEAQIALPEAATQQAALHLIDQAAGALSHRVSAIVRDIEDGNFEIAQQQIAQLLRFAPFGQHLTRPWSVVLAGPPNVGKSSLLNKMLGYDRAIVLDMPGTTRDVLHATTALDGWPVQFSDTAGIRLSDDQVEQAGILKAKAALEQADAVLVLHDATNLRPHELDDSLKQLPAALHVVNKIDLANDLQLPEGGEMLATSAVTGQGVPELISAIVTQLVPVRPDVGQAIPFTLRQLDHLEQAQQLLQNQLPAPASQRLSDLLNLTSFPADNS; from the coding sequence ATGACTGCCGCTTCCGCAAAAACGTTCGCTGCCGTGCTGACACCTCCGGCCCGAGGTGCCATCGCTACGGTCGCGGTACGCGGACAAGCGGCGGTTGTCTGGTCAGATCGATTCTTCACCAGCTTTAGCAAGGTTCCGCTCTGTCAGGCCGAGGTGGGGCGTATCTTGGTCGGACAATGGCAGGCCGAAGAGGAAGAATTAGGGGAAGAACTAGTCGTCGCTAAACTGGCCGAAGATTACGTCGAAATCCATTGTCACGGCGGCGTCCAAGCCAGCCGCCGCATTGTGAAGCATCTGGAATCGGTCGGCTGCGAGATTGGAACCTGGCAACAATGGACGCGGCGCGAAGCTGCCGATGCCATCGTGGCTGAGGCGCAAATTGCTTTGCCGGAAGCCGCCACCCAGCAAGCCGCGCTGCACCTGATAGACCAAGCCGCTGGCGCCTTGTCGCATCGGGTTAGCGCGATTGTAAGGGACATTGAAGACGGCAACTTCGAAATTGCCCAGCAGCAAATTGCCCAACTCCTGCGATTCGCCCCGTTTGGTCAGCACCTGACGCGTCCTTGGTCGGTTGTCTTGGCAGGCCCGCCGAACGTTGGCAAAAGCAGCTTGCTAAACAAGATGCTTGGGTACGATCGAGCGATTGTGCTGGATATGCCAGGCACCACGCGAGACGTGTTGCATGCCACGACGGCACTCGATGGTTGGCCGGTTCAGTTCTCAGATACGGCTGGTATTCGCCTGTCGGACGATCAGGTGGAGCAAGCCGGCATCCTCAAAGCGAAAGCCGCGCTCGAGCAAGCCGATGCCGTGTTGGTCTTACACGATGCGACCAATCTTCGTCCCCACGAGTTGGACGACTCGCTGAAGCAACTTCCTGCGGCGCTGCACGTGGTGAATAAAATTGATCTGGCCAACGATCTGCAACTTCCCGAGGGAGGCGAAATGCTGGCCACCAGCGCCGTCACCGGGCAAGGTGTGCCGGAATTGATCTCGGCGATCGTAACGCAACTGGTGCCGGTTCGGCCTGACGTTGGCCAAGCGATACCTTTCACCCTGCGTCAGCTCGATCACTTGGAACAAGCCCAACAATTGCTTCAAAATCAACTTCCAGCACCAGCCAGCCAACGGCTGAGCGACTTGTTAAACCTGACTTCCTTTCCCGCAGACAACTCATGA